One genomic segment of Choristoneura fumiferana chromosome Z, NRCan_CFum_1, whole genome shotgun sequence includes these proteins:
- the LOC141439272 gene encoding uncharacterized protein: protein MAKKDRGPLVPKFDPNTEAFQSRAQWKKVDICRKLWFERWSWLLDERKQALAEAQAVKAEVAAALPQMQAKAETTKTLKPVPVTTTGSIGWLASKPDCKLEIYTSWIAKIPVRLPDAWDNKEYVGKPEQQN, encoded by the exons ATGGCAAAAAAAGATCGTGGCCCCTTGGTTCCCAAGTTTGACCCGAACACGGAGGCGTTCCAGAGCCGCGCGCAGTGGAAGAAGGTAGACATTTGCCGCAAGCTGTGGTTCGAGCGATGGAGCTGGCTGCTGGACGAGAGGAA GCAAGCTTTAGCCGAAGCTCAAGCTGTGAAAGCTGAAGTGGCCGCAGCACTACCGCAAATGCAAGCGAAGGCGGAAACCACCAAGACGCTGAAACCGGTGCCGGTCACAACAACGGGCTCCATTGGTTGGCTCGCCTCCAA gcCTGACTGCAAGTTAGAAATATACACTTCCTGGATTGCTAAAATTCCCGTTAGGCTGCCTGATGCTTGGGACAATAAGGAGTATGTGGGAAAACCTgagcaacaaaattaa